TTGTAAACGCTGAATCCTAATTGATGGATACCCATCATTTAAACTAATATCCTTTGCATCTATACTTGATAATATATAATAAAGATATTCACATAATACTTTATTTTCATCAGGTTGAATAACTGCTAAATGTGAAGCTACATAACCATCGCATCCCATAATTGCACGATGGTTCAATAGGGTTGAAGCTCCGCTCTTTGGAAAAAGAATAGAATTTTTAGAAAATAACTTCAATCCTTTAGTTCCTTTATTATTTAATTTATCGCGAGTGCTAATTAAATTAGTAGATAAGTGTTCTTTAGCAACATCTGAGACTCTAAAAAATGGATATGTACCACCTTCAAATAATGAACTTTCTTGTGGAGCCGAGTTGCCGCTTTCAATTACGGCAATCTGTTGTAGCTTAACAAGAACAAAGTTAGCTTTGCTGTTATTATCTCTATAAACGTTTCCAACTAAGTTATAACCATTATTCTTAACCTTCTCTAAATCTATAATTTCAAAGCCTATTTCGAGCATATTGTCTTGTAAATCCAGCGTTTTATCTGGCTTTTTAATGTCTGAGCTTTCTATCTTCTTTAAATCATTATTTCCCTTAATTTTTCTTTTATGATTATCAAGAGTAACCCCTATATTTTTAGCTTCGAAAAACCAATAATTCTTTTGGTTATTAGGTCTGTGAGCATCGGTAAAATAAAGAATGTCCGTTTTTACTCCCGTATAAGGCAAGAAAGTTCCTTGAGGTAAAGAAAGGACACTCTGTAGCCTTGCTTTTGATAATAAAAACTTGCGCACGTTAGCGGTATCTTTCCTAAATAAAAAACCCTCTGGCACTACTAAAGCCATTCTACCACCATCTTTTAAGGCTCTAAGACAGTGTAAAACACAGGCAGCATCACCATTGTTTTTAGCAATTCCGTTGTAATAAAGAGGTGATATATTATTCTCTGTTTTAATTTTACCGTTTATACTAACCTTTCTTGTAATAGTTTGAGAAAAAGGCATATTTGTAACTATTACATCAAATTTTTTTATTTCTCCGTTTGGCAAAATATAATCAGGATTTATAAGAGTATTAATTTGTTGTATTCCACTATGTCCGTCTCCATGCAAAACCATATTCATCTTAGCAATTCTTGCGGTTGTAGTTATTTCTCTGCCGTAAAGTGTATTATATTTTAATCTTTTTAAATCTTCTTCACTTTCAATAATATTGTTTTCTTTTATGTAGTTAAATGCTTCTGTTAAAAATCCTCCTGTACCGCAAAATGGATCATAGACCGATTCCTTAAATTTAGGCTCAACAAGGCTGATTATAGTTTTTACAACATTTCTAGGCGTAAAATATTCACCTAGGTCATTTTCGGTCGAGGTTGTTTTTTCCAGAAAATATTCAAAAGCGTCGCCTTTTATATCCGTGTCTATTGTTGATAAAATTAGCGGGTCAATAGCGTCAATGATATGTCTAAGTGTTTGAGGATTTTTTATTGAAATAGGAGTAAAAACATCGCCTCCGTATTTATCCTGAATTTGCTCTATTACATAGCTGTTCACATATCCTATTATATCCTCGTTTGATTGTGATTTTATGGAATTCCACCAAGACTTTTTGTTGTCTTCGCTTAGCAATTTCAAAAACAGGATATTTGCAAATTCACTAAATCTTTCAATTCCAGCTCTCAATCCTTCACTTCTTAAAACATCGTTTAGATTTCTAAATTGAGATATTAGTTCATCTCTTGAAACTTTTACCTCTTGAGGAATTGTCCAAGTTTCGTTACTGTTAGCATTTAAGAATGCTAAAGCTTCCCTTTCTCTTAGTAATTCTCTTACCTCTTCACCATTTAAAATCAGCTCCTTATTATTTGGAACAAAACGAGTTTCACAATAAGCTCCATTCATCGCAAAAACTAAAGGAACATTTAAGGCCTTTGCGTATTCTGTACCTTGATTAAGAGCTGGCTCAAGATTTATTCCGCTTTTTTTAGCCTCTATTATTGCTATCGGTCTATTTGTACCTGTTTGGTAAAGTATGTAATCAGGCTTCTTACCTTTTAACTTCTTTTGCTGATCTGGATAAGGTGGTTTTTGGAAATATACATTTTTAAGTTTTGAATCTCCATCTATATGCCAACCTTTATTTATTAGATTATTATTTATTATCCATTCAGTTTGTTGTTCTGCAAGGGGTGACATTGTTGTTTTACCTTTTTTATCTTATTGAATAAGTTTTTTACTTCTAAAGTAAATAGAAATCCAATAAGATTACTAAATAAGAGCTAGATTAGTGCGATATTTTTATTATATCTTTTGATTACTTGTTGTCAAGGGATAATTACCTTTAATTTAACTGCTCCTTCAGTTAAAGTACCGGTTTTATCAGTACATAATATATTCATACTTCCTATATTTTGCATGGCTATTAATTTTTTAACTATCATCTGCTCTTTAGCCATGTTTCTTACCCCTACAGCCATAGTAACAGTTGAAATCATTGGTAATAATTCGGGGGTAAGGCCGACAGCTAAAGCAATAGCAAAGATAAATGATTCTAGTAATGTTTTATGAAGAATGAAGTTAACCAACAATACTAATAGAGTACCCAAAGTACTAATACGCATTAAAAACAACCCTAAATCTTTTATCCCAATCTCAAATGCTGTAGTATGAGTTCTAGAAGTAACGGTTCGAGCTATTTTGCCAAATTCTGTAGCAAGTCCTATACGACATACTATTGCTTTGGCTGTACCTGAGATAGCAACACTACCCATAAGTAACATATCAGCAAAATTTATAGTATTATTGCTATAATTAAGGTCTAAATCATATGCTTCTCCTGTAAAAGTAGATTTATTTACCGATAAATTTCTTGACTCAATTACTCTACAATCTGCAGGCACGATATCTCCTGCAACCAATAAAATAATATCTCCTGGCACCAATTGATCAGCATAAATTTCCTGTTTTTCATTATCTCTTATTACTGTACACTTTAAAGCAACAAGTTTTTTTAAGGATTCAATAGTATTAAAAGCTTTATATTCCTGATAAAAATCAAGAGTTACACTTACAAATGTAATTAAGGAAATAACAATAAAACTAGGAGTGTCTTTTAAATAGACCTCTTTCGAAACTGGACTAAATATGTTATAAAGTCGAATTTACTTAATTTAGAACTATATGAGATATAAAAATTTAAGCATTTTATCGGAAGAGCATTTTAGAAGATTAACAGGGGTAAGAAATAGTACATTTGAAAAGATGGTAGGGATTTTAAAGACAGAGAAACAAATAAATAGGAGGTACCAAGGTGGCAGAAGAGCTAGTCTTAGTATGGAAGACAGCCTATTAATGACACTTGAATATTTAAGGGAATACCGTACCTATTTTCATATAGCTAAGAATTATGGAGTTAGCGAAAGCAGTGCATTTAAAACAATTCGTTTTGTTGAAGACACTCTAATAAAACATCCGGATTTTGCTCTTCCAGGTAAGAAGGCTCTAGTTAAAAGCGGTATGGAGTATGAATTAGTTTTAATAGATGCTACAGAAAGCCCTATAGAGCGACCCCAAAAAAACAGAAATACTATTACTCAGGTAAAAAGAAAAGACATACGTTAAAGACTCAAATAGTAGTAGATAAGAAAAGCAAACGAGTCATATGCACTTCTTTTTCCAATGGTAAGCGTCATGATTTTAAATTATTTAAAGAATCAAGAACCCATATACTGCCTGAGGTTAAAGTGATTACTGATACTGGTTATCAAGGCTTACAGAAGATTCATACAAATTCTGAGCTACCAAAGAAAAAGAGTAAAAAGAATGCTTTAACTAAAGAAGATAAGAAAAATAATAGAAGTTTAGCAAGTGACAGAGTATTAAATGAAAATGTTATCGGTATGTTAAAGCGTTTTAAAATAATTGCTGATAAATATCGAAATAGACGCAAAAGATTTGGTCTTAGGTTCAATTTAATTGCTGGTTTATATAATTGGGAGCTTGGTAAATGAGTTTCGAAAGAGGTCTAATATAGAGAGATAACTCCAACTATTAATAATAGTAGTATTAATGGATTCTTAAAACGCGATAAGAACTGAATAATCAATATATATTTTTTGGAGCTTTTAATTATATTAGAACCAAATCTCTGAGCTAACTCTTTGACTTCATTAGTGCTTAACCCATTGTAATTATTAGTATTAATAAATTGCTTTAACTCGTCCATAGACATTTCCCACCAAGAAATATCAATCATATAGCCTTATCTCCCATATTATACTTCTAAGCTTATTAGATTTAGGTTTAGCTTAAACTAATAATAACTAACTTGATATATAAGCTTCAGGCATTAGTAGGCATCGTCAAATTGTTTGTAATTCACCGTTTAGAAAAATTTATAGTCAATTGGAAAATGTTATGCCTAGAATCTAGTAATTTACCACAACTTGATGGTATAGATTGCTTTCTATAAATAACTTAGTTAAAATAAATTAATACAACTTATGTCTTAACAATAAATATAAACTAAATAAGTATGCTTAGTCATTTGTTAAATTTATTGCTAGTAGTGAAGAAGGAAGAACTTACAAAATTCATCCTGATGGCAGCTTTGATTTTCTTTATTTTATTTAATTATAGCTGCATTTATTCTTTGAAAGAAAGTTTAATTGTATCGAGCTTTGGTGCTGAAGCTATAAGTTTTATAGAGTTATGGGTAGTATTGCCTACGATATTTATATTTACTCTAATTTATATTAAAATAAGCACTATGATCCAAGATAAAGAAAAATTATTTTACTTGATTTGTAGTTTCTTTCTTATTTTCTTTACCACCTTTTCTTTTCTATTATATCCAAATCTTGAGTATATTAGACCTGATCTTAATTTTACTAAAAAATTAATTAATGACTTTCCTCATTTAAAATGGTTTATCATTATCTATGGTAATTGGCCTCTAGCGTTATTTAATATTTTCTCTGATCTTTGGATCAATGTAATGTTAATGTTATCATTCTGGCAATATGCTAATAGCATAACTCCTACCGAACAAGCTAAGCGTTTCTACCCGATGTTTGGTCTTATAGGTAATCTTTCTTTTATCGGCAGTGGAATGATTTTAAAACAAATTGCCTTAAATAATGTCACTATTAAATCTATTTCTTATATTACTGTTTTAATAGTAATAGTAGGCTTGATATGTATGATATTATTTAAGTATTTACATATACTCTCCAAAAAAGAAAACTCTCTATTTGCAGGATCTGCTATAACACCCATAAGGAAACGACAACTTTCTTTTAGAGAAAGTTTAAAATTAGTATTTAGTTCTAAATATTTATGGCTTCTTGCAATAGCTGTTATGTCTTATGGTATTATTATAACTTTAAGCCAAGGATTATGGAAAGCACAAGTTGTAAGTTTATATCCTTCAACAAATGAGTATATTTTATTTATGGCTGATTACCAAAAATGGATTGGTATAGTTTCAGTAGTAATGATGTTAATTGGAAGTATAATGATAAGAAAACTGCCTTGGTTAACTTCTGCTATTATTCCTCCAATCATAGCGTTGATCACAAGTAGCATATTCTTTTGTTGGATTTTTCTAGATAAATTCTTAACTCAATTTATATCAGAGCATTTATATCTGGTATGGGCTGTTTTAATTGGTTCGATACATTTAATATTAATAAAGGCAACAAAATTTGCATTGTTTGATACAACCAAAGAACTTGCTTACATACCATTAAAAGAAGATTTAAAAGACAAAGGTAAAACAGCGGTAGATTTACTTGGTGAACGCATAGGAAAATCTGGCGGGGCTTTGCTGCAATCAACATTATTTATAATGATTCCCGGTGCCTGTTATAACCAATTTTCATTACTTTTTTTATTAATATCCATGTGTGTAGGAGGTTTTTGGGTAATTGCTATTATATTATTAAATAAACAATATATAGCAAAAACCCAAGGGTAAGTGTAGCGGTTTGCTTTCACAATGACATTGGATTATCTTACAATTACTTCGATTATAAACGGTCTCAAGCAAGATGGGTTATTCTTCATTTCCTTAACTTAACGCCTATGGTTTGTTGAACGTTCTCTACTGATATTTTGCCTTCATTCAACAATAGTGTTATTATGCATCTTAAGGATCTTATTAACCAACTTACTAATTCCCCTATGTATTTGAGTTAACGAGGCGTTTAACATAAAAGCAGGAGTAGTGACTAGTTTATTTTCTTTATCTATAACTATATCTTCAGCTAAACAAATTTCTTCTATTGCATCCAATTTAGTAATAAGTTCATTTTTGTCACCAAGAGTAATTCTAATTTTAGCCTGATTTTTTAATACCGCTGCTAAAATCGTAGGGGCAATACATATTCCTCCAATAGGCTTTGAGGATCTATGAAACTCGATAATGATCTTTTTCAAGTCTTCGATTACTGTAGCGTTTTCATTTTTAAAGGCTAAATCAGATAAATTTGTTGCTGCTCCAAAGCCGCCTGGCAATATTAAAGCATCAAAATCTTGTACCTGCAATTTATTTAGTGCTTCAATTTTTCCACGAGCAATGCGTGCCGATTCAACAAGTACATTCCGCTCTTCAGCAATTTCTTCTTTAGTTAAGTGGTTGATAACAGAATGTTGTTTTTGATCTGGAGCAAAAATCTTAGTATCTACATTATTTTTATCTAGCTCAAGTAACGTAAATACTGTCTCAAAAATTTCGGCTCCATCCAAAGCACCACAGCCTGAAATTACTACAGCAACTCTTATCATAATTTCCTCAACCAATTATTATATTCTTAAATGTGATTTTTTAGTATGCATTACTAGTGTAGTTAATATAGGCATAATTCCTAGTCTTATCGCAATATAGTACCGTTTAATTTACAGGTAATATTTAGGACATCTTGCTTATAGCCGTCCAATAATTTTTTACTAATATATAACTTGAGTAAGGATGAATCTTTGCTCCTATTAATATTCCTCCTGTTATAAGCCCTGAGGTGTAATTAGCAATTTTTTCCCTGGCAATACCCCATCTACGCAAGGCTTCCTCTAAGCTACTAGTATTATGAGTAATTCCTGGAGTAGTTAAATCTGCTGCCAATGGCCCTATCACCACTAAGCCTCCAATTCCAGGTAGAAGTAAAGTAGTTCCTACAGTCATTACAGCTATAGCAAATAAGCCTATAGCCGTGCTCCGAGCACCTTCCAATCCTTTACCCCTCATAGTTTTATTGTTATCAATTTTTATTGAGTTTTTACCGTTTAAGAAATATTTATCTCGAGTTTTCTCTAATAAAAAAACACTAATTTCCTTTTCTTTACATCCATTCTCAACTGCAAACTGATAGGCTTGTTCTGCTTCTTCACGACCTTTAAAAAGTGAAGTTAACAGTTCTCCATCAATATTTATTAATTCTGTGCTACTAGGTTTCATTGCCATTGAATTCCCCATTAACAGTTTAAATGGCATACTTCTTTTGCTTAATTCTGATAAGTAGGCCTTCTAGCCACAAACACTTTGTCGGAAATTTGGAGGGTTTGTGGCTAGAAGGCCTGACAGCAAAAATTTGAAAACGACATTTATGGTGCTTCTTCCATTTGACCCCTATAGGGATTAAGTAACGTTACTTCCGATACTTGATCATCAGCTCCTACGATTGAATTTATTAAAGAAATAAGTAGATCCTTGTTTTCTTCAACACCGAAGATTTTTTTGAAGGCTATATCTATTCTAGGAGAAATTCTTTCTGTCATTTGAAATGCAATATACTAATTATTGAAATTAATTATATAATTAGAGCAATTAATATACAAAACATTTACTCGATGGAAAAATGTATATTTTGGATATGCTGTCGATGATTTTTGTATATTAGACCTCTTTCGAAACTCATTTACCAAGCTCCCAATTATATAAACCAGCAATTAAATTGAACCTAAGACCAAATCTTTTGCGTCTATTTCGATGCAATTATTTTAAAACGCTTTAACATAATTTATCACCGATAACATTTTCATTTAATACTCTGTCACTTGCTAAACTTCTATTATTTTTCTTATCTTCTTTAGTTAAAGCATTCTTTTTACTCTTTTTCTTTGGTAGCTCAGAATTTGTATGAATCTTCTGTAAGCCTTGATAACCAGTATCAGTAATCACTTTAACCTCAGGCAGTATATGGGTTCTTGATTCTTTAAATAATTTAAAATCATGACGCTTACCATTGGAAAAAGAAGTGCATATGACTCGTTTGCTTTTCTTATCTACTACTATTTGAGTCTTTAACGTATGTCTTTTCTTTTTACCTGAGTAATAGTATTTCTGTTTTTTTGGGGTCGCTCTATAGGGCTTTCTGTAGCATCTATTAAAACTAATTCATACTCCATACCGCTTTTAACTAGAGCCTTCTTACCTGGAAGAGCAAAATCCGGATGTTTTATTAGAGTGTCTTCAACAAAACGAATTGTTTTAAATGCACTGCTTTCGCTAACTCCATAATTCTTAGCTATATGAAAATAGGTACGGTATTCCCTTAAATATTCAAGTGTCATTAATAGGCTGTCTTCCATACTAAGACTAGCTCTTCTGCCACCTTGGTACCTCCTATTTATTTGTTTCTCTGTCTTTAAAATCCCTACCATCTTTTCAAATGTACTATTTCTTACCCCTGTTAATCTTCTAAAATGCTCTTCCGATAAAATGCTTAAATTTTTATATCTCATATAGTTCTAAATTAAGTAAATTCGACTTTATAACATATTTAGTCCAGTTTCGAAAGAGGTCTATTAACGAAAATTAGACTTAAAATGAACAGTTATTTTGCCGAATTCTGTTCATTAAGTGATGTATTTTTTGGATATACCCAAAATATACATTTTATGACAAAAATCGGTTACGCACGCACATCAACTGTGGAACAAAATCTAGACTCTCAAATTATCGCACTTAAAGCAGCAAATTGTGAAATTATCCGAACCGAACAAAAAAGCGGAAATAATTTAGCAGATCGAAAAGAGCTAAATAATATATTGGATTTTATTCATAAAGATGAATACTTAGTAGTAACACGTATAGATCGTCTTGCACGTTCGTTAAAAGATTTACAAATTATAGTAGATCTACTCAAAGCAAAAGGCGCTCACCTCATTACCATAGAGCAACCGGTTGATACCTCAACTGCAACAGGCAAAGCATTCTTTGATATGCTCGGCGTCTTCGCCGAGTTTGAAACTAACTTACGCCGTGAACGACAAGCTGACGGTATTGCTGCGGCAAAAAGCAAGGGTATTTATAAGGGGAGGCCGCAGTCCATTGATCAGTACAAGATAAGCCACCTATCGGTGGCAGCTTAGCTTTTTACATCTCTTGCCAACTTCTGTTATCAAAGGTAATATGCAAGTCATTACAAATAATCAGAGTAAAAGATGGAAATAATCGGTAAAGGAATCTCTATAAAACATATTTTTCTTGATCGGGGTAATTGGCGTCGATTTCACTGAAAAATATAGCGAGCTGAGGTATGGTATTATCTTTAACGTTACTAAAGTTATATTGTGCGGAACGAAATATTTAGGATTTAAGAGTTATAGCTGCCCTACATGTGATCACGGTAAATCAGTAGTATTTAGTTGTAAAGGTAGATTTTGTTCTCGTTGCGGTAAGAAGCAAACAGATCAATGGATAAGTAAAGCTACCAATGTTCTACCAAAGACACGTTGGCAGCACATTACATTTACAATGCCCGACTCATTATGGCCAATATTTTGGCTTAATCGCAATCTGTTTGGATTAATTTCTGCTGTTGCCGCCGGAATTATTAAGGAAATAGCAACAAAGAAAAAGATTGTAGTCGCTATATTTACTGCCCTGCACACCTTCGGTAGAGATTTAAAACGTAATGTTCATATCCATTTATCGGTTACTTGCGGCGGTATAGATAGCAAGGGTAATTGGCGTAAATTATTTTTCCCTGCCGAGCCTATTAAAAAAATGTGGAGACATAGAATTCTTGAGTTATTTCGCTCAGAATACGCCTCAAGTAATTTGAAATTACCGTCGAAATATCAAAATGATGGCGATTTTAACAACTGGATGATCGGCCTATATGAAATCAGTTGGTATGTTTATTTGCAAAAACCATCAGACGATCATAAACGCAACATAAACTATTTAGGGCGATATATAAAACGACCTCCTATTTCTGAGGCAAGAATAGAGGAATATGATGGACTGCAAGTAACGTTTAGATTTCTTGACCACTACAATAACACGATTGATCACGTCACAATGCCTGTACTGCAGTTTATATCTAGCCTGATTATGCACATACCCGATCGTTATTTTCGAATAATAAGGTACTACGGCTTTTTATCTAACAGAACTAGAGGAATACAACTACCTATTGTATATAAGGCGATAAACCAAATTATACCTAAGAAAATCAAGTCATTGAACTGGAGATTAATGATTTGGTTAAACTTTAAAAAAGATCCGTTATCTTGTCCAAACTGTAATCAATTTATGAGCCTGAGACAGGTTTATTACGGTTTATCTCCACCCTTGTTATTAGTGAAGATCAATGAATTATTGTGAACGCCTCGGTGATATTCATATGGTGAACCGTTGCTTCACGCCACGTTAATATAATTTTAAAAAATTGGCCTATTTTGAGATAGATTTTAAGAGAAGATTTTTATACAAGTGTCAATAATTTCTAATATCACAATTTAACAACCAAATTTTTAAAGAAAATTTTAAAATTTTCAAAAAAATATTTTTGGTAAAATTTTTGAAATTCCTATACTATAAAATAGCACTATATGATTTTGGATGTCCCTCACAATGCAATATTTGATCCTTCTTTGCGCCTACTACTGCTATTACTGCTTTAGCAATGCCAATACTCAAATGCCCGTCAGTAGAATAAGTTCTAACTAAACTATTAATTATACTTTGACGTTGTGATGATTTTTCATTTTTATAAGCATGATAAGCATCACTAATCATTACATCGATCAGCTTGATTGCTCCACCTAACAAAGGAACTCCTTCAATTAATTTAGTACCATAATTTGCTGCCTTAGTTGCTAGCGTACTGATGCTAGTGACTACACCAAGTGCAGCACTACTAACTGCCTTTGCTTGCTCGACTCGGTCGCTACCTGCGTCACCTTGAATTAATCCGGTTTCCAAATTTCGGTAAGCACCAATATAATTGAGTAATACCCAATAGGCAGTAGTATAATAATTGTACAGTTTTGGTTCTGCTTTAAGTGACCCAAGCATTTGATTGACCGCTGCCATTTCTCTGACACCAGCGGCATCTAATACCTCGTGTATCTTTTTAACCTCAGTCTCTAATTCGCTGTTTTTAGTCATTAGTGCTTCAAGCTGACGCTGCATTACTACAAATCTCTCAGTCAATTCATCAAGACGGTCTGCGTCTAACGCAATTTGCGCTGCAGTATGTGGCTTTGGATCCATTGCCTCAACTGCATCATTAATAGCTTGTGTTTTTTCTGCTTTAGCTTGGTCAAATTCTTGAGTGATCTTATTGATATTTTCCTGTACGACCCTATCACTTATATTAAACGTTTTAAATCTACGCAATTTTTGTTCAACCTCAATCGAACTTTCTTGCAACTCTGTCAATTTTTTTAGTAATAGATTACGATCATGATCTAATGTTTCATTAATATGGGTAATGTTGCCTTTGGTTAGGTGGTTTAATTTACCCTCTTGTGCCAAACGATAGGCTTGATTAAAATCATCTAAAGCTCTTGCACTATCACCTAAACTATTGAAAGCTTTACCACGATTGCAGTAATATAACGCATTTTCAGGACTTAGGTTGATTGCCATATTGCAGCACTCAAGTGCTTCTTCTAACTTACCTAAAACCTTGAGAGCATTACCTTTGTTATTGTAATACGCTACATTGCTAGGATCTAAATTAATAGCAATATCATAACATTTTATTGCTTCTTTTTCTCTTCCTAACCTAGATAAAACAACACCTTTGTTGTAATAATAACTCGATTTATTATCATCTAGATCAATTGCATGATCATAACATTCTATTGCTTCATCAAAATTACCTAAATCATGGAGAGCATTACCTTTATTGTTATAGTTATTAGGATCATTAGGATAAAGTTTAATTACTGTATCGAAACACCGCTTCCCTTCTTCATACCTACCTGACTTAAACAAAGCCACACCTTTTACACTGTAAGTATCAGCGTCATTAGGGTCTAAATTAAGCACTTGATCATAACATAACACCGCCTCTGCGTACTTACCTGTCTCAGATAGAGCAGCACCCTTTTTGTAGTGATACATTGGGTGATTAGGCTTCAGCCTGATCGCCTCACTATAACAACTGATCGCTTCATCGAATTTACCTAGTTCAGATAAAGTAAAACCCTTATTATGATGAGCAGCGTCATTACTAGGGTTTAGCCTAATTGCTTCAGTATAAAGAGTGATTGCTTGATCAAGCTTCCCTAACTCAAAGAAAACCGCCCCCAAATTGGTGTAAGCATCAGCATAATTATT
The genomic region above belongs to Candidatus Trichorickettsia mobilis and contains:
- a CDS encoding PD-(D/E)XK nuclease family transposase translates to MTERISPRIDIAFKKIFGVEENKDLLISLINSIVGADDQVSEVTLLNPYRGQMEEAP
- a CDS encoding HAD-IC family P-type ATPase, with product MRLYNIFSPVSKEVYLKDTPSFIVISLITFVSVTLDFYQEYKAFNTIESLKKLVALKCTVIRDNEKQEIYADQLVPGDIILLVAGDIVPADCRVIESRNLSVNKSTFTGEAYDLDLNYSNNTINFADMLLMGSVAISGTAKAIVCRIGLATEFGKIARTVTSRTHTTAFEIGIKDLGLFLMRISTLGTLLVLLVNFILHKTLLESFIFAIALAVGLTPELLPMISTVTMAVGVRNMAKEQMIVKKLIAMQNIGSMNILCTDKTGTLTEGAVKLKVIIP
- a CDS encoding Npt1/Npt2 family nucleotide transporter; this translates as MLSHLLNLLLVVKKEELTKFILMAALIFFILFNYSCIYSLKESLIVSSFGAEAISFIELWVVLPTIFIFTLIYIKISTMIQDKEKLFYLICSFFLIFFTTFSFLLYPNLEYIRPDLNFTKKLINDFPHLKWFIIIYGNWPLALFNIFSDLWINVMLMLSFWQYANSITPTEQAKRFYPMFGLIGNLSFIGSGMILKQIALNNVTIKSISYITVLIVIVGLICMILFKYLHILSKKENSLFAGSAITPIRKRQLSFRESLKLVFSSKYLWLLAIAVMSYGIIITLSQGLWKAQVVSLYPSTNEYILFMADYQKWIGIVSVVMMLIGSIMIRKLPWLTSAIIPPIIALITSSIFFCWIFLDKFLTQFISEHLYLVWAVLIGSIHLILIKATKFALFDTTKELAYIPLKEDLKDKGKTAVDLLGERIGKSGGALLQSTLFIMIPGACYNQFSLLFLLISMCVGGFWVIAIILLNKQYIAKTQG
- the elbB gene encoding isoprenoid biosynthesis glyoxalase ElbB, which codes for MIRVAVVISGCGALDGAEIFETVFTLLELDKNNVDTKIFAPDQKQHSVINHLTKEEIAEERNVLVESARIARGKIEALNKLQVQDFDALILPGGFGAATNLSDLAFKNENATVIEDLKKIIIEFHRSSKPIGGICIAPTILAAVLKNQAKIRITLGDKNELITKLDAIEEICLAEDIVIDKENKLVTTPAFMLNASLTQIHRGISKLVNKILKMHNNTIVE
- a CDS encoding recombinase family protein, whose translation is MNSYFAEFCSLSDVFFGYTQNIHFMTKIGYARTSTVEQNLDSQIIALKAANCEIIRTEQKSGNNLADRKELNNILDFIHKDEYLVVTRIDRLARSLKDLQIIVDLLKAKGAHLITIEQPVDTSTATGKAFFDMLGVFAEFETNLRRERQADGIAAAKSKGIYKGRPQSIDQYKISHLSVAA
- a CDS encoding IS5 family transposase (programmed frameshift) — encoded protein: MRYKNLSILSEEHFRRLTGVRNSTFEKMVGILKTEKQINRRYQGGRRASLSMEDSLLMTLEYLREYRTYFHIAKNYGVSESSAFKTIRFVEDTLIKHPDFALPGKKALVKSGMEYELVLIDATESPIERPPKKQKYYYSGKKKRHTLKTQIVVDKKSKRVICTSFSNGKRHDFKLFKESRTHILPEVKVITDTGYQGLQKIHTNSELPKKKSKKNALTKEDKKNNRSLASDRVLNENVIGMLKRFKIIADKYRNRRKRFGLRFNLIAGLYNWELGK
- a CDS encoding N-6 DNA methylase — translated: MSPLAEQQTEWIINNNLINKGWHIDGDSKLKNVYFQKPPYPDQQKKLKGKKPDYILYQTGTNRPIAIIEAKKSGINLEPALNQGTEYAKALNVPLVFAMNGAYCETRFVPNNKELILNGEEVRELLREREALAFLNANSNETWTIPQEVKVSRDELISQFRNLNDVLRSEGLRAGIERFSEFANILFLKLLSEDNKKSWWNSIKSQSNEDIIGYVNSYVIEQIQDKYGGDVFTPISIKNPQTLRHIIDAIDPLILSTIDTDIKGDAFEYFLEKTTSTENDLGEYFTPRNVVKTIISLVEPKFKESVYDPFCGTGGFLTEAFNYIKENNIIESEEDLKRLKYNTLYGREITTTARIAKMNMVLHGDGHSGIQQINTLINPDYILPNGEIKKFDVIVTNMPFSQTITRKVSINGKIKTENNISPLYYNGIAKNNGDAACVLHCLRALKDGGRMALVVPEGFLFRKDTANVRKFLLSKARLQSVLSLPQGTFLPYTGVKTDILYFTDAHRPNNQKNYWFFEAKNIGVTLDNHKRKIKGNNDLKKIESSDIKKPDKTLDLQDNMLEIGFEIIDLEKVKNNGYNLVGNVYRDNNSKANFVLVKLQQIAVIESGNSAPQESSLFEGGTYPFFRVSDVAKEHLSTNLISTRDKLNNKGTKGLKLFSKNSILFPKSGASTLLNHRAIMGCDGYVASHLAVIQPDENKVLCEYLYYILSSIDAKDISLNDGYPSIRIQRLQDINIPLPSLEEQQKIVKSIQQKEKEIQMLKDKIKENKQFINQEINKIWQLEEEIKPVADKSVFDTLIKQASRPF
- a CDS encoding cation-transporting P-type ATPase; translated protein: MIDISWWEMSMDELKQFINTNNYNGLSTNEVKELAQRFGSNIIKSSKKYILIIQFLSRFKNPLILLLLIVGVISLY
- a CDS encoding IS91 family transposase, with the protein product MIGVIGVDFTEKYSELRYGIIFNVTKVILCGTKYLGFKSYSCPTCDHGKSVVFSCKGRFCSRCGKKQTDQWISKATNVLPKTRWQHITFTMPDSLWPIFWLNRNLFGLISAVAAGIIKEIATKKKIVVAIFTALHTFGRDLKRNVHIHLSVTCGGIDSKGNWRKLFFPAEPIKKMWRHRILELFRSEYASSNLKLPSKYQNDGDFNNWMIGLYEISWYVYLQKPSDDHKRNINYLGRYIKRPPISEARIEEYDGLQVTFRFLDHYNNTIDHVTMPVLQFISSLIMHIPDRYFRIIRYYGFLSNRTRGIQLPIVYKAINQIIPKKIKSLNWRLMIWLNFKKDPLSCPNCNQFMSLRQVYYGLSPPLLLVKINELL